In the genome of Apostichopus japonicus isolate 1M-3 chromosome 15, ASM3797524v1, whole genome shotgun sequence, one region contains:
- the LOC139981646 gene encoding uncharacterized protein — protein sequence MEGMKNSLSCPICFELFDQAKTLPCQHVVCEGCIALWAAKRGQLICPTCREEQDIPAGGVSNLPTNFMVNGMVESFKEGLELEDDESDDESPDLNGSSIELSGKSHEHICDVIITCSIQICDSKGKPIRGIDSKRLNATIRYYDKNKWDVVPEKADEKFEVSFIPKRCGIYVVEAFLDGQGINKSPLEVVVHPKGRILSVIRGCMKQPKDVFSDGDSIFVTDSSNGNYLHLDWLGYGKNPVSDNIKVGCAGKDLSPCGIFGAAGNTVYVTDTDSNSVRLYENDRYVCSFGDGNLDQPLGISVDKNKLIYVANKLSNAISVFDEFHMSLGTIRVEGGGKKPSVAPSLACIALNSAEDKLIVADQANCCLKIINLAQKKVEHSITTKVSRHTVRPFGVAVDSNDNIYASVCFTESFNNFKGGASRVSDARERTKGAVLMYNSSGFFLGRFGETELINPGGICVLENANHISILVVETDGNGYGSRAPGLRLFSVA from the coding sequence ATGGAGGGAATGAAGAATTCTTTATCTTGCCCCATATGTTTCGAGCTTTTCGACCAAGCTAAGACTCTCCCTTGTCAACATGTCGTCTGCGAAGGATGCATTGCATTATGGGCAGCAAAAAGAGGTCAACTTATTTGTCCGACATGTCGAGAGGAGCAGGATATACCTGCCGGTGGTGTATCAAACCTCCCAACGAATTTCATGGTCAACGGAATGGTGGAGTCCTTTAAGGAAGGATTAGAACTCGAAGACGATGAATCAGACGATGAATCTCCCGATCTTAACGGAAGCTCTATCGAACTCTCCGGGAAGAGTCACGAGCacatctgtgacgtcatcatcaccTGTTCGATTCAGATTTGTGATTCAAAAGGGAAGCCCATTAGAGGAATCGATTCCAAACGGCTAAATGCGACCATCCGTTATTACGACAAGAATAAATGGGATGTCGTTCCAGAAAAAGCTGATGAGAAATTTGAAGTCAGTTTTATCCCGAAGAGATGCGGCATCTACGTGGTAGAAGCTTTCCTGGATGGGCAGGGGATTAATAAGTCTCCTTTAGAGGTAGTGGTACATCCCAAAGGCCGCATTCTTTCTGTGATAAGAGGTTGTATGAAACAACCGAAAGATGTTTTCAGTGATGGCGACTCCATATTTGTAACCGACTCATCGAATGGCAATTACCTTCATCTGGATTGGCTAGGATATGGCAAAAACCCCGTGAGTGACAACATAAAAGTGGGCTGCGCTGGTAAAGATTTGAGTCCATGTGGCATCTTCGGTGCAGCAGGTAACACTGTTTACGTGACTGATACAGATAGTAACAGCGTACGATTATATGAGAATGATAGATATGTGTGTTCCTTTGGTGATGGGAATCTAGATCAACCTCTAGGCATATCGGTAGATAAGAATAAGTTAATTTACGTAGCAAACAAATTAAGCAATGCTATTAGTGTGTTCGATGAATTTCATATGTCATTAGGTACCATACGAGTCGAGGGCGGGGGTAAGAAACCTAGCGTAGCACCATCCCTGGCTTGTATTGCTCTTAACAGTGCTGAAGATAAGCTAATCGTAGCAGATCAAGCCAATTGTTGTCTCAAAATCATCAATCTTGCTCAGAAAAAAGTGGAACATTCTATAACTACCAAAGTTTCAAGGCATACAGTTAGACCTTTTGGTGTGGCGGTCGACTCTAATGACAATATTTATGCCTCGGTTTGTTTTACCGAATCATTCAACAATTTCAAGGGTGGCGCTTCAAGAGTCAGTGATGCCCGTGAAAGGACCAAGGGGGCAGTTTTGATGTATAACTCTTCAGGATTTTTCTTAGGAAGATTCGGTGAGACAGAATTGATAAATCCTGGTGGTATTTGTGTCCTTGAGAATGCCAACCACATATCTATCCTTGTAGTTGAAACAGACGGCAATGGATACGGTTCTAGGGCTCCGGGTCTCCGACTGTTCAGTGTCGCTTGA